The genomic segment GCCGAAATGGCAAAAAAGTTTCAGAAGAACGTCCGCGGCATAACCCCGTCGGCTTTAAAGAAGCTCCAACAATACGACTGGCCAGGCAACGTGAGAGAACTAGAGCATATGGTAGAAAGAGCAGTAGCGCTGACCACCCACGAAATCCTTGATGAACAAGACTTTCCGGACCTCGCAGCCGACAGAGACATACCTTTAACCTCCGATCCTGTGGTTTCAGCCTCTTCAACTCGGCTCCGCGAAGTGGAAAAGGAAGCCATCCTCGAGGCCCTTAGGGTTACTAATTTCAACGTTCGGAAGGCCAGCCACTTGCTAGGTATAGGCAAAAGCACCTTGTATCGTCGGCTTAAACAATATAACCTTTAATCTATCCTGTTAACGTTAGCTATCTAAGCCTTTACATTTCTCAGTTCCAACACCCGTTGGATTTCAACTGCGTAGTCCTGGTATTTCTCTACGGTGGTCTCAAGCAGTAGCGGTAGCGAGCCTAGGAAGGGGTGATTGACAATGGCGCTGATGCCGCCATCCCCGAGCTCGCCTTGACCAATGCAGGCATGGCGGTCGCGGTGGCTGGCCAAGGGCGCCTGGGAATCGTTTAGGTGCATAGCTTTAACCCGGTCAAGGCCAAATAGCCTTTCCAGCCGCTCCACCAGCTGACCACAACCATCTGGTGTCCTAAGGTCCCAACCGGCAGCAAAGAGATGAGCAGAGTCCAGGCAGATGCCTACCTCTGGCGGCCAGTCCAAAAGGTCTAAAATCCGAGCCAAATCCTCCAGGCTGCCGATTTCTTTCCCCTGGCCGGCCATGGCTTCCAAAAGAAAAGTCGGAAGTTGCTTCTGTTGGTCCGGCCTTTCCTCCCAGACTCCTTTGGCTTGATCCAGCCCCTCCCTGACCAAGGAAGCAATCCTTTCCCTGGCCGCCTCCGGGTCGCCATCATGCCGTCCCGGATGGGACACCACCAGCTCCCCACCTATTTCTCCCACTCGAACTACATCTTCGGCCAAAACCATCAGGGCAAAATCCCGGAGCTTGCCGGGGGCCGCTCCTAGATTAACGGTGTAAGGTAGGTGCCCCACCACCGGCGCCACGTCCAGCTGGGACCGCTCTCTATCCCAAATCTCAATCTCTGCCCCGCCAATCTGCCTGGCCGCACCACCCCGGGGGTTGCGGGTAAAAAACTGAAAAGTGTTGGCGCCGATACTTTTAGCCATGCGCAATGCATCGCTAAGGCTCTTAGCGATGGAGATGTGGGCACCGATACGAAACCCTTGGGGAGGAACGCTGGCCTTAGCCTCTTCACCTGCTGACCTAGTTCTTGCCACCATTTTGGCCTCCTCCGACAATAACTTACTTCCAGCTTGGGGGCTTCTTGCCGTTCGAACGCCCTTGGCCAT from the Clostridia bacterium genome contains:
- a CDS encoding deoxyribonuclease IV, which codes for MVARTRSAGEEAKASVPPQGFRIGAHISIAKSLSDALRMAKSIGANTFQFFTRNPRGGAARQIGGAEIEIWDRERSQLDVAPVVGHLPYTVNLGAAPGKLRDFALMVLAEDVVRVGEIGGELVVSHPGRHDGDPEAARERIASLVREGLDQAKGVWEERPDQQKQLPTFLLEAMAGQGKEIGSLEDLARILDLLDWPPEVGICLDSAHLFAAGWDLRTPDGCGQLVERLERLFGLDRVKAMHLNDSQAPLASHRDRHACIGQGELGDGGISAIVNHPFLGSLPLLLETTVEKYQDYAVEIQRVLELRNVKA